A window of the Bacteroidota bacterium genome harbors these coding sequences:
- a CDS encoding DUF92 domain-containing protein, whose translation MTEANLLLGFCLAGSISFGAWRFRALDRSGAIAALLMGTIVFGFGGLAPSVALITFFLTGSIFSALPGGIRMPTGDETSGRSWKQVTANGLIPVLAILTSWTIPAIAHPATIIALGGIAAGTADSWATELGTRYGGPARDILTHRPSPPGASGGISVRGIGASLIGAFVIAFVGLFSVGHAQAWDILAVTVGGFLGAVGDSIIGSLIQARYLCPVCNSSVETPIHCTSHTLLVAGNTFVTNNVVNFAATTIGAIFSIVILDFGQLI comes from the coding sequence GTGACTGAAGCCAATCTGCTCTTGGGGTTTTGTTTAGCCGGCTCGATTTCATTCGGAGCATGGCGATTTCGCGCCTTGGATCGTTCGGGAGCGATTGCTGCTTTGCTGATGGGAACAATCGTTTTTGGATTTGGTGGGCTGGCGCCGAGCGTCGCACTGATCACATTCTTTTTGACCGGATCTATATTTTCAGCGCTTCCGGGCGGTATTCGAATGCCAACCGGGGATGAGACCTCTGGACGGTCGTGGAAGCAGGTCACAGCCAATGGACTCATTCCTGTTCTGGCCATCCTGACGAGTTGGACTATTCCAGCAATCGCACATCCAGCGACGATCATCGCGCTGGGTGGCATTGCGGCTGGAACCGCAGATTCGTGGGCAACCGAACTTGGTACACGATATGGTGGCCCGGCCCGCGACATCCTCACTCACCGACCGTCACCACCAGGAGCTTCCGGGGGGATCAGTGTGCGCGGCATAGGAGCCTCGCTAATTGGGGCATTCGTTATAGCGTTTGTCGGATTATTCTCGGTCGGCCATGCCCAGGCTTGGGATATTCTAGCGGTTACGGTAGGCGGATTTCTCGGAGCGGTCGGCGATAGCATTATCGGAAGTTTGATTCAGGCACGGTATCTCTGCCCGGTCTGCAATTCTTCGGTAGAAACACCGATCCACTGTACAAGCCACACTTTACTTGTCGCTGGGAATACATTCGTAACAAATAATGTCGTAAATTTCGCTGCAACGACAATCGGAGCAATATTTTCGATCGTCATACTTGACTTTGGGCAGTTGATTTGA
- a CDS encoding DinB family protein → MNRTTTDQIKSTAVFSDIAREALSEQTPSAFLDELRHQYANLIIQLDRIRPSLIRTDLHRRPEGEDWSITEIFGHMIDTDNEIWWPRIEAILVEHYPYFTDIDPMALVRKHNWQALPLDDVLSQLMRIRWNHAMRLNTLPAEVFDRPGYHPAYGELTLLRVVQLMVAHDTHYLMKVRALLELADDGSNEWPDNE, encoded by the coding sequence GTGAACCGTACAACCACGGACCAGATCAAATCCACGGCGGTGTTCTCCGACATCGCTCGAGAAGCCCTCTCGGAGCAAACTCCATCAGCTTTCCTCGATGAACTGAGACATCAGTATGCGAATCTAATTATTCAGCTCGATCGAATTCGGCCCAGTCTGATACGCACCGATTTACACCGTCGGCCCGAGGGCGAAGATTGGTCCATTACGGAAATCTTCGGCCACATGATCGATACTGATAATGAGATTTGGTGGCCGCGAATAGAAGCCATTCTCGTGGAGCATTACCCGTACTTTACCGACATCGATCCAATGGCGTTGGTCCGCAAACATAATTGGCAGGCGCTACCACTCGATGATGTTCTCTCGCAACTAATGCGGATTCGTTGGAACCACGCGATGCGGCTGAACACGCTCCCAGCAGAAGTTTTCGATCGCCCCGGATACCATCCAGCTTATGGAGAGTTGACGTTACTTCGAGTGGTGCAACTTATGGTCGCTCACGATACACATTACCTCATGAAGGTGCGCGCGTTGCTTGAATTAGCCGATGACGGCAGCAACGAGTGGCCCGATAACGAATAA